The following coding sequences are from one Mesorhizobium onobrychidis window:
- a CDS encoding tellurite resistance TerB family protein — MFDPKKLLDDLLGSQIPGTGSTVRDKGGQAVQMAKDNPLAAGALAAVLLGTGAGRQVTGTAVKLGGLAVIGGLAYKAYQNYKNGKAPAETAAAGSPELLPPPADTSFHPSEAPQGEDEFTLTLVRAMISAAKADGHIDDDERQKIAGKLSLAGIGSDAEKFLMSELETPLDLDTLVAGAQTDAQKLELYTASRLTIDPDTRAERGYLDLLAGRLGLPDALVDHVEATVSAAKVPAPEVPESGVPESGVPESGVPASGKATAGSRW; from the coding sequence ATGTTCGATCCCAAGAAGCTCCTCGACGATCTGCTCGGCTCGCAAATTCCCGGAACGGGGTCGACCGTCCGCGACAAAGGGGGTCAGGCGGTGCAGATGGCCAAGGACAATCCGCTGGCGGCCGGCGCGCTGGCCGCGGTGCTGCTCGGAACCGGCGCTGGCCGTCAGGTCACCGGCACCGCGGTGAAGCTCGGCGGCCTGGCCGTGATCGGCGGCCTCGCCTACAAGGCCTACCAGAACTACAAGAACGGCAAGGCGCCTGCGGAGACGGCCGCAGCCGGCTCGCCGGAATTGCTGCCGCCGCCCGCGGACACCAGCTTCCATCCCTCGGAAGCGCCGCAAGGCGAGGACGAATTCACGCTGACACTGGTGCGGGCGATGATTTCGGCGGCGAAGGCCGACGGCCATATCGACGACGACGAACGGCAAAAGATCGCCGGCAAGCTCAGCCTCGCGGGCATCGGCTCCGACGCGGAGAAATTCCTGATGTCTGAGCTGGAAACGCCGCTCGACCTGGATACGCTGGTCGCCGGCGCCCAAACCGACGCGCAGAAGCTCGAACTCTACACCGCCTCGCGCCTCACCATCGATCCGGATACGCGTGCCGAACGCGGCTATCTCGATCTGCTCGCCGGCCGCCTCGGGCTGCCGGACGCACTGGTCGACCATGTCGAGGCGACGGTGTCGGCGGCAAAGGTACCGGCGCCAGAGGTGCCGGAGTCAGGGGTGCCGGAGTCAGGGGTGCCGGAGTCAGGGGTGCCGGCGTCGGGCAAGGCAACCGCCGGTTCGCGCTGGTAG
- a CDS encoding DUF882 domain-containing protein → MSVWPRWLAAVILAFGFLTAAATGASAQTRSLKLYNLHTKEKAEIVFKRGGRYDQAGLKKINVILRDWRRNEPTKMDPRLLDLVWEAYRQSGATDYIQVVCGYRSSSTNSMLRSRSRGVAKKSQHMLGKAMDFYIPGVPLKKLRDVGLRMQGGGVGYYPRSGSPFVHMDVGNVRHWPGISRQELARVFPNGKTLHVPSDGKPLPGYSQALASYKARKGAGAPAIELASAGGGSKRSGGLLAAFFGGGEDEADDSADVAAAPTPKSKSVKLANAKPAPAAKNSKLPGIAIVSPQDAKRAEIPQIADAPAPEPEEDTPETIIAALPARSVPLPGFAPRPKSDVGAQPPENVPFGVADATATTEQAVATAQAPASAPFGMAEPSAVADAAQVAASNIPLPTWRPDHSLPADLAAADLAPQDKDVLLALADTAGHGKTATDAFSVLPSARPDLAQPDLAQPDLERPDLAQTDHVQSDAVKAVLERVSATDEYQVASLSQPSSVLSNPANVNAASPREAVFARPAGSDPAAAIGAGVKTTRKAARATARDLKPGPKSVVVAAEPKAARWALNSGENVATVSSATTAPRYAYNIVHTPPTEVYTAGFQPNDQLADANRFTGNAVKFMSVARFQTK, encoded by the coding sequence ATGAGCGTCTGGCCGAGATGGCTGGCAGCGGTGATCCTCGCCTTTGGCTTCCTTACAGCGGCTGCGACCGGCGCCAGCGCCCAGACGCGTTCGCTGAAACTCTATAACCTCCACACCAAAGAGAAGGCGGAGATCGTCTTCAAGCGCGGCGGCCGCTACGACCAGGCGGGTCTGAAAAAGATCAACGTCATCCTGCGCGACTGGCGCCGCAACGAGCCGACCAAGATGGATCCGCGCCTGCTGGACCTGGTCTGGGAGGCTTACCGGCAGAGCGGCGCCACCGACTATATCCAGGTCGTGTGTGGTTATCGCTCGTCGTCGACGAACTCGATGCTGCGCAGCCGCAGCAGGGGCGTCGCCAAGAAAAGCCAGCACATGCTCGGCAAGGCAATGGACTTCTACATTCCCGGCGTGCCGCTGAAGAAACTGCGCGACGTCGGTCTGCGGATGCAGGGCGGCGGCGTCGGCTATTATCCGAGGTCAGGCTCGCCCTTTGTCCACATGGATGTCGGCAATGTGCGCCACTGGCCGGGCATCAGCCGCCAGGAACTGGCGCGCGTGTTCCCCAATGGCAAGACGCTGCATGTGCCGAGCGACGGCAAGCCGCTGCCCGGCTATTCACAGGCGCTCGCCTCCTACAAGGCGCGCAAGGGCGCCGGCGCTCCCGCCATCGAACTGGCCAGCGCAGGTGGCGGTTCCAAAAGATCCGGTGGTCTGCTGGCGGCTTTCTTCGGCGGCGGTGAAGACGAGGCCGATGACAGCGCCGATGTGGCAGCCGCGCCAACACCGAAGTCGAAGAGCGTGAAGCTGGCGAACGCGAAGCCGGCGCCGGCTGCCAAGAACAGCAAGCTTCCGGGCATTGCCATCGTGTCGCCTCAGGATGCGAAGCGCGCCGAGATTCCGCAAATCGCCGATGCGCCCGCTCCGGAACCGGAGGAGGACACGCCGGAAACGATCATCGCGGCGCTGCCGGCGCGCAGCGTCCCGCTGCCTGGTTTCGCCCCGCGTCCGAAGTCCGATGTCGGCGCTCAGCCGCCTGAAAACGTTCCGTTCGGCGTGGCGGATGCCACCGCCACCACGGAACAGGCTGTGGCGACCGCGCAAGCGCCGGCAAGCGCTCCCTTCGGCATGGCCGAGCCGTCTGCTGTCGCCGATGCGGCGCAGGTTGCAGCCAGCAACATTCCGTTGCCGACCTGGCGTCCCGATCACTCGCTGCCGGCCGACCTTGCAGCGGCCGACCTTGCGCCGCAGGACAAGGATGTGCTTTTGGCGCTCGCGGATACGGCCGGACACGGCAAGACCGCTACCGATGCGTTCTCGGTGCTGCCGTCGGCTCGGCCCGACCTGGCCCAGCCCGACTTAGCCCAGCCCGACTTGGAGCGGCCCGACTTGGCCCAGACGGACCACGTCCAATCCGACGCGGTCAAGGCCGTCCTCGAGCGGGTCAGCGCAACCGACGAATACCAGGTCGCATCGCTCTCCCAGCCGAGCTCGGTTCTCAGCAATCCGGCGAACGTCAATGCCGCATCGCCGCGCGAGGCTGTGTTTGCCCGTCCGGCCGGCTCGGATCCGGCCGCGGCGATCGGTGCGGGTGTGAAGACTACCCGCAAGGCAGCCAGGGCAACCGCCCGTGACCTGAAGCCTGGTCCCAAGTCCGTGGTGGTCGCCGCCGAGCCGAAGGCCGCGCGCTGGGCATTGAACAGCGGCGAGAATGTCGCCACCGTCTCCAGCGCAACGACGGCGCCGCGCTATGCCTACAATATCGTGCACACGCCGCCGACCGAGGTCTACACCGCGGGCTTCCAGCCGAACGATCAGCTGGCCGACGCCAACCGGTTCACCGGCAATGCCGTCAAGTTCATGTCGGTAGCCCGCTTCCAGACCAAGTAG
- a CDS encoding cation diffusion facilitator family transporter translates to MAHDHGSQGHDHSHGAGHVHGSTDKKRVLIAACLTAGFMVVEALGGLFTGSLALLADAGHMLADCIALGLAWYAFHLAGRPATVRLTYGFGRVKTLVAYTNGIAIFAIALWIIYEAWERLLTPAPVLGGPMLVVAIAGLLVNIGSFFVLHGGDRDSLNMRGAILHVLGDLLGSAAAIIAALVILATGWTPIDPILSVLVSLLILSTAWSLMREAAHVLLEGVPASLDRDLIARDIEGTVKGVREVHHMHVWSLDGSSNMATLHACLSDGVDAHKAVSAIKKRLAAEHGIAHATVEPEFGHCADSHDGHDGEHDHAHDAAPHHGH, encoded by the coding sequence ATGGCGCATGACCATGGTTCGCAAGGGCATGACCACAGCCACGGCGCCGGTCATGTGCACGGCTCGACCGACAAGAAACGGGTGCTGATCGCAGCCTGCCTGACCGCCGGCTTCATGGTCGTGGAGGCGCTTGGCGGTCTCTTCACCGGATCGCTGGCGCTGCTGGCGGATGCCGGCCACATGCTGGCCGACTGTATTGCGCTCGGCCTTGCCTGGTATGCTTTTCATCTGGCCGGCCGGCCGGCCACCGTTCGCCTCACCTATGGTTTCGGCCGGGTCAAAACGCTGGTCGCCTATACCAACGGCATCGCCATCTTCGCCATTGCGCTGTGGATCATCTATGAGGCTTGGGAACGCCTGCTGACGCCTGCGCCCGTGCTCGGCGGGCCGATGCTGGTCGTCGCGATCGCCGGTCTGCTGGTCAATATCGGCTCCTTCTTCGTGCTGCATGGCGGCGACCGCGACAGCCTGAACATGCGCGGTGCCATCCTGCACGTGCTCGGCGACCTGCTTGGCTCGGCGGCGGCGATCATAGCTGCGCTGGTCATCCTGGCAACGGGCTGGACGCCTATCGATCCGATCCTGTCCGTCCTTGTCTCGCTGCTGATCCTGTCCACGGCCTGGTCGCTGATGCGCGAAGCAGCCCATGTCCTGCTCGAAGGCGTGCCGGCGAGCCTCGATCGCGACCTGATCGCCAGGGACATAGAGGGGACAGTCAAGGGCGTGCGCGAGGTGCATCACATGCATGTCTGGTCGCTCGACGGGTCAAGCAACATGGCGACCTTGCATGCTTGCCTCAGCGATGGCGTCGATGCCCACAAGGCGGTCAGCGCCATCAAGAAGCGGCTTGCCGCCGAGCATGGCATTGCCCACGCCACCGTAGAACCGGAATTCGGCCATTGCGCCGACAGCCATGATGGCCACGATGGCGAGCACGACCATGCGCACGATGCGGCTCCGCATCATGGCCACTGA
- a CDS encoding GNAT family N-acetyltransferase, with product MSENLKNWQPRPRPERKVLEGRTVRLEPLNAEKHGDGLFEASSVPDVDGRFAWLFDYPPQTRAAFQPWLDKAEASEDPLFFAVIDKASGKVAGRQTLMRIDPAHGVIEIGNIYWGPLISRKPAATEAQFLFMKYIFNELGYRRYEWKCNNRNEPSKRAAERFGFKFEGIFRQHLVVKGENRDTAWYAIIDKEWPALRRAYEAWLDPANFDGDGRQKRRLEDFRAEFGA from the coding sequence GTGTCGGAAAACCTCAAGAATTGGCAACCGCGCCCGCGGCCCGAACGCAAAGTCCTGGAGGGGCGCACTGTCAGGCTGGAACCGCTCAACGCCGAAAAGCACGGCGACGGCCTGTTCGAGGCGTCGTCGGTGCCTGACGTCGATGGCCGCTTCGCCTGGCTGTTCGACTATCCACCGCAGACCCGCGCCGCCTTCCAGCCATGGCTGGACAAGGCCGAAGCCAGCGAGGACCCGCTGTTCTTCGCGGTCATCGACAAGGCCAGCGGCAAGGTCGCCGGACGCCAGACGCTGATGCGAATCGATCCGGCCCATGGCGTGATCGAGATCGGCAACATCTATTGGGGGCCGCTGATCTCGCGCAAGCCGGCGGCGACGGAGGCGCAGTTCCTGTTCATGAAATATATCTTCAATGAACTTGGCTATCGCCGCTACGAATGGAAATGTAACAACCGCAACGAGCCGTCGAAGCGCGCGGCGGAGCGTTTCGGCTTCAAGTTCGAGGGCATTTTCCGCCAGCATCTTGTGGTCAAGGGCGAAAACCGCGATACCGCGTGGTACGCGATCATCGACAAGGAGTGGCCGGCACTGCGCAGAGCCTATGAGGCATGGCTCGATCCGGCCAATTTCGATGGGGACGGTCGCCAGAAGCGACGGCTCGAGGATTTCCGCGCCGAGTTCGGCGCCTGA
- a CDS encoding SDR family oxidoreductase, with protein MTDYKTAIVTGAGTGIGKAVATALLRAGWNTVFCGRRKPVLNKAIADAGSTQAKALAVACDISKADQVDEMFETVAAAFGRVDLLFNNAGTSYKSTLIDEIPVEVWNEVVGVNLTGSFLCARAAFGAMRRQQPIGGRIINNGSVSAYAPRPGSVPYTATKHAITGLTKTLALDGRPYDIACGQIDIGNALTDMAQAMTVGVPQANGSIAAEAVMDVQQVANAVVHMASLPLDANVLFMTVMATKMPYVGRG; from the coding sequence ATGACAGACTACAAAACAGCCATCGTAACCGGCGCCGGCACGGGAATCGGCAAAGCCGTCGCTACGGCGCTGCTCAGGGCCGGCTGGAACACGGTGTTCTGCGGACGCCGCAAGCCGGTGCTGAACAAGGCGATCGCTGATGCCGGATCTACACAAGCCAAGGCGCTGGCGGTCGCCTGCGACATCAGCAAGGCCGATCAGGTCGACGAGATGTTCGAGACGGTGGCGGCGGCCTTCGGCCGTGTCGACCTGCTCTTCAACAATGCCGGCACAAGCTACAAGTCGACATTGATAGACGAGATCCCCGTCGAGGTGTGGAACGAAGTTGTCGGGGTCAATCTCACCGGCTCGTTCCTGTGCGCCCGCGCCGCCTTCGGCGCCATGCGCAGGCAACAGCCGATAGGTGGCCGCATCATCAACAACGGCTCGGTGTCTGCCTACGCGCCGCGTCCGGGCTCGGTGCCTTATACCGCGACCAAGCACGCTATTACCGGGCTGACCAAGACGCTGGCGCTGGACGGCCGGCCCTATGACATCGCCTGCGGCCAGATCGACATCGGCAACGCCTTGACCGACATGGCGCAGGCGATGACGGTCGGGGTACCGCAAGCCAATGGCTCCATCGCCGCCGAAGCGGTGATGGATGTACAGCAGGTCGCCAATGCCGTCGTCCACATGGCCAGCCTGCCGCTCGACGCCAATGTGCTGTTCATGACCGTGATGGCGACGAAGATGCCGTATGTCGGGCGAGGGTGA
- the trhO gene encoding oxygen-dependent tRNA uridine(34) hydroxylase TrhO has product MTLPNPPFRVAALYRFARLDDFEALRAPLAAFCCGRGIKGTLLLAHEGINGTVAGSEADIAALIDHLESIEGLAGLEVKYSSATQMPFHRMKVRLKREIVTMGVRDIDPTASAGTYVAPADWNALISDADTIVIDTRNAYEVSIGTFKGAVDPATASFREFPAWVEQHQAELVGRKVAMFCTGGIRCEKATAYVKSLGFEDVFHLKGGILKYLQEVPAEQSLWQGECFVFDERVSVSHGLVEGEAELCRACRHPLIGQDLLSPKYAAGISCPHCFDARSDEDRARYAERQRQVELAEAQGRAPHVGR; this is encoded by the coding sequence ATGACACTGCCCAATCCACCTTTCCGCGTTGCCGCGCTCTACAGGTTTGCCCGTCTCGACGACTTCGAGGCATTGCGCGCGCCGCTCGCCGCCTTCTGCTGCGGACGCGGTATCAAGGGCACCCTGCTTCTGGCGCATGAGGGCATCAACGGCACGGTCGCCGGCAGTGAAGCCGACATCGCCGCGCTCATCGATCATCTCGAATCCATCGAAGGTCTCGCTGGTCTCGAGGTCAAGTACAGCAGCGCCACGCAGATGCCGTTCCACCGCATGAAGGTGCGGCTGAAGCGCGAGATCGTCACCATGGGCGTTAGGGATATCGATCCGACGGCAAGCGCCGGCACCTATGTCGCACCGGCCGACTGGAACGCGTTGATCTCGGATGCGGACACGATCGTCATCGACACGCGCAATGCCTACGAGGTATCGATCGGCACCTTCAAGGGCGCGGTCGATCCCGCTACGGCGAGCTTTCGCGAATTCCCGGCCTGGGTCGAGCAGCACCAAGCCGAGCTCGTCGGCCGGAAGGTGGCCATGTTCTGCACCGGCGGCATACGCTGCGAGAAGGCAACGGCCTATGTGAAGTCGCTCGGCTTCGAGGATGTGTTCCATCTCAAGGGCGGTATCCTGAAATATCTGCAAGAGGTGCCCGCCGAACAGAGCCTCTGGCAGGGCGAGTGCTTCGTCTTCGACGAGCGCGTCTCGGTGTCGCACGGGCTGGTCGAGGGTGAGGCGGAACTGTGCCGCGCCTGCCGGCATCCGCTGATCGGGCAGGACCTGTTATCGCCGAAATACGCCGCCGGCATCTCATGCCCGCATTGCTTCGATGCCCGTTCCGACGAGGATCGCGCGCGCTATGCCGAGCGTCAGCGCCAGGTCGAGCTTGCAGAAGCGCAAGGCAGGGCTCCGCACGTCGGACGTTAG
- a CDS encoding 2-dehydro-3-deoxy-phosphogluconate aldolase, giving the protein MPSMTEKLPSLLNGQPVIPVLKIANLADAVPLARALARGGLPAIEITLRTADALEAIRLVASEVEDAIVGAGTILDARQFGEAAAAGSKFIVSPGITRELLAAAKDSDVPLLPGAITPGEIMAAREAGLRFLKFFPAEQSGGIASLKAFASPLADVQFCPTGGITGKNAADYLSLPNVICVGGSWVAPDDLVKAGRWDEIEALARAASKLGR; this is encoded by the coding sequence ATGCCCAGCATGACCGAAAAGCTCCCGTCGCTCCTCAACGGCCAACCGGTTATCCCGGTGCTGAAGATCGCCAATCTCGCCGATGCCGTGCCGCTGGCGCGTGCCCTGGCACGCGGCGGCCTGCCGGCGATCGAGATCACGCTGCGGACAGCTGACGCGCTGGAGGCGATCCGGCTTGTGGCAAGCGAAGTCGAGGACGCCATCGTCGGGGCCGGCACCATTCTGGACGCCCGCCAGTTCGGCGAGGCGGCAGCAGCCGGCTCCAAGTTCATCGTAAGCCCCGGCATCACCCGCGAGCTTCTGGCGGCGGCGAAGGACAGCGACGTTCCGTTGCTGCCCGGCGCCATCACGCCGGGTGAGATCATGGCCGCCCGCGAGGCGGGCTTGCGTTTCCTGAAATTCTTCCCGGCGGAACAGTCGGGCGGCATCGCATCGCTCAAGGCATTCGCCTCGCCGCTCGCCGATGTGCAATTCTGCCCGACCGGCGGCATCACCGGCAAGAACGCCGCCGACTATCTGAGCTTGCCCAACGTCATCTGCGTCGGCGGCTCCTGGGTGGCGCCGGACGATTTGGTCAAGGCCGGCAGGTGGGACGAAATCGAGGCGTTGGCGCGCGCGGCGAGCAAGCTCGGGCGGTAG
- a CDS encoding YciI family protein produces MFYAILAYHVEEVITALTPDEDAALMTDLLQINERLYREGTLGPAARLGATQDACTLRGPGTGMVIDGPFAETKEQLLGLYVVDCATRDAAIAIARDLRRVNPTAVYEIRPISLYLPGVPLSVRQS; encoded by the coding sequence ATGTTTTATGCCATCCTCGCCTATCACGTTGAGGAAGTGATCACGGCGCTGACTCCGGACGAGGATGCGGCGCTGATGACCGACCTGCTCCAGATAAACGAACGGCTATACCGGGAAGGCACCCTTGGCCCGGCGGCGCGGCTCGGGGCGACACAAGACGCCTGCACTTTGCGCGGGCCGGGCACTGGAATGGTCATTGACGGGCCCTTCGCCGAGACCAAGGAGCAATTGTTGGGACTTTACGTCGTCGATTGTGCCACGCGTGATGCCGCGATCGCGATTGCGCGCGACCTCCGCCGCGTCAATCCGACCGCCGTCTACGAAATCCGCCCCATTTCGCTGTATCTTCCCGGCGTGCCGCTTTCGGTTAGGCAGTCCTAG
- a CDS encoding sigma-54-dependent transcriptional regulator — translation MTGSILIVDDDPVQRRLLEAAVTKFGHSAIITDGGEAGLDALDGPNARDVSVVILDLVMPGLDGIGVLKAMRERGIQVPVIVQTAQGGIETVVSAMRHGAFDFVVKPASPDRLQASIGNALKVEAVEGEVKRTSRRRGGHLTFKDMITHSPAMDRVIRLGQKAAASNIPILIEGESGVGKELVARAIQGSGDRRSKPFVTVNCGAIPDNLVESILFGHEKGSFTGATEKHTGKFVEAHSGTLFLDEIGDLPLDVQVKLLRAVQDGEVDPVGGRSTVRVDIRLISATHRNLLQQVKDGKFREDLFYRLNVYPIFVPPLRNRRDDIPYLVEHFLEKVAPTDPRHRLHGISAAALAMLQAYDWPGNIRQLENAVFRASVLCEGDVLTEEEFPQIRAQVEGTVNLDADGALPASPLVIEPPGEDAPANDGIAATERDPPAWPQPRFGTLRALDERGNVRALADVELEMIKLAIDHYNGQMSEVARRLGIGRSTLYRKLKEYGIDPETGRIDRLAS, via the coding sequence ATGACAGGTTCCATACTCATAGTCGATGACGATCCCGTGCAGCGCAGGCTGCTCGAGGCGGCGGTGACGAAATTCGGCCACAGCGCGATCATCACGGATGGCGGCGAGGCCGGTCTCGACGCCCTCGACGGGCCCAATGCGCGCGACGTGTCGGTGGTCATCCTCGACCTCGTCATGCCGGGCCTCGACGGCATCGGCGTGCTGAAGGCGATGCGCGAGCGCGGCATCCAAGTTCCGGTCATCGTACAAACCGCCCAGGGCGGCATCGAGACGGTCGTTTCGGCCATGCGTCACGGTGCTTTCGATTTCGTCGTGAAGCCGGCCTCTCCCGACAGGCTGCAGGCATCGATCGGCAATGCGCTCAAGGTCGAAGCGGTCGAGGGTGAAGTGAAGCGCACGTCGCGGCGGCGCGGCGGCCATCTGACCTTCAAGGACATGATCACGCACAGCCCGGCGATGGACCGGGTGATCCGTCTCGGCCAGAAGGCGGCCGCGTCCAACATCCCGATCCTTATCGAGGGCGAATCCGGTGTCGGCAAGGAGCTGGTGGCGCGCGCCATCCAGGGCAGCGGCGACCGCCGCTCAAAACCCTTCGTTACCGTCAATTGCGGCGCCATCCCCGACAATCTGGTCGAATCGATCCTGTTCGGCCACGAGAAGGGCTCGTTCACCGGCGCCACCGAAAAACACACCGGCAAGTTCGTCGAGGCGCATTCGGGCACGCTCTTCCTCGACGAGATCGGCGACCTGCCGCTCGACGTGCAGGTCAAGCTGCTGCGCGCCGTTCAGGACGGTGAGGTCGATCCGGTCGGCGGGCGTTCGACCGTCAGGGTCGACATCAGGCTGATCTCGGCGACACACCGCAATCTTCTGCAGCAGGTCAAGGACGGCAAGTTCCGCGAGGATCTGTTCTATCGCCTGAATGTCTATCCGATCTTCGTGCCGCCGCTGCGCAATCGTCGCGACGACATCCCGTATTTGGTCGAGCACTTCCTGGAGAAGGTTGCGCCCACCGATCCACGTCACCGCCTGCACGGCATTTCGGCTGCGGCGCTCGCCATGCTGCAGGCCTACGACTGGCCGGGAAACATCCGGCAGCTGGAAAACGCCGTCTTCCGGGCCTCAGTGCTTTGTGAAGGCGATGTGCTGACCGAAGAGGAGTTTCCGCAGATACGGGCGCAGGTCGAGGGCACCGTCAACCTCGATGCGGATGGCGCGTTGCCCGCCTCGCCTTTGGTCATCGAGCCGCCTGGCGAGGACGCCCCGGCCAATGACGGCATCGCTGCGACGGAGCGCGATCCGCCGGCTTGGCCGCAGCCCCGCTTCGGCACGCTGCGGGCACTCGACGAACGCGGCAATGTGCGGGCGCTGGCCGATGTCGAACTCGAAATGATCAAGCTCGCCATCGACCATTACAACGGCCAGATGAGCGAGGTTGCCCGCCGCCTCGGCATCGGCCGCTCCACGCTCTACAGGAAGCTCAAGGAATACGGCATCGATCCGGAAACAGGCCGTATCGACCGGCTTGCTTCCTGA
- a CDS encoding pyridoxal phosphate-dependent aminotransferase gives MLHTISAFDRLGEENAFAVLARATALAHQGRDIVNLGIGQPDFKTPQHIVEAAIKALRDGHHGYTPANGLLATREAVVRRTLTTTGVEVSPEAVMILPGGKPTMFAAILMFGEPGAEILYPDPGFPIYRSMIEFTGAAPVPVPMREENGFAFSAQETLALITPKTRLLILNSPANPTGGVTPRAEIEKLVKGLEAHPDVAILSDEIYDVMTYDGETHCSLLNFPEIRDRLIVLNGWSKTWAMTGWRMGWSIWPNDDKGAHLYDKVRKLAVNCWSCVNAPSQYAGIAAIDGPQDDVDKMMRAFDRRRKVVVEGLNALPGVSCITPKGAFYAFPNVSKTGWKAKKLASALLEDAGVALIGGPDFGILGEGYIRLSYANSEENILRALERIEAFLGK, from the coding sequence ATGCTCCACACGATTTCGGCCTTCGATCGTCTCGGCGAGGAAAACGCCTTCGCGGTGCTGGCTCGTGCCACCGCGCTCGCCCATCAGGGCCGCGATATCGTCAATCTCGGCATCGGCCAGCCCGACTTCAAGACGCCGCAGCACATCGTCGAGGCGGCGATCAAGGCGCTGCGCGACGGCCACCACGGCTATACGCCGGCCAACGGCCTGCTGGCGACACGCGAAGCGGTGGTGCGCCGCACGCTGACCACCACCGGCGTCGAGGTTTCGCCGGAGGCGGTGATGATCCTGCCCGGCGGCAAGCCGACCATGTTTGCCGCGATCCTGATGTTCGGTGAACCGGGCGCCGAGATCCTCTATCCCGATCCCGGCTTTCCCATCTATCGCTCGATGATCGAGTTCACAGGTGCTGCTCCGGTACCGGTTCCGATGCGCGAGGAGAACGGCTTTGCCTTCTCGGCGCAGGAGACGCTGGCGCTGATCACGCCGAAGACCAGGCTGCTGATCTTAAACTCGCCGGCCAACCCGACCGGCGGGGTCACCCCCCGCGCCGAGATCGAGAAGCTGGTCAAAGGGCTGGAAGCGCACCCTGATGTCGCCATCCTCTCCGACGAGATCTACGACGTGATGACCTACGACGGCGAGACCCATTGCTCGCTGCTGAATTTCCCTGAGATCCGCGACAGGCTGATCGTGCTCAACGGCTGGTCGAAGACCTGGGCGATGACCGGCTGGCGCATGGGCTGGTCGATCTGGCCGAACGACGACAAGGGCGCCCACCTCTACGACAAGGTGCGCAAGCTGGCGGTCAATTGCTGGTCCTGCGTCAACGCGCCGAGCCAGTATGCCGGTATCGCGGCCATCGACGGTCCGCAGGACGACGTCGACAAGATGATGCGCGCCTTCGACCGCCGCAGGAAAGTCGTGGTCGAAGGGCTGAACGCCTTGCCCGGCGTTTCCTGCATCACACCGAAGGGCGCGTTCTATGCCTTCCCCAATGTCTCAAAAACCGGCTGGAAGGCCAAGAAGCTGGCGTCTGCCCTGCTTGAGGATGCCGGCGTGGCGCTGATCGGCGGACCCGATTTCGGCATTCTCGGCGAAGGCTATATCAGGTTGTCCTACGCCAATTCCGAGGAGAACATCCTGCGCGCGCTGGAGCGGATCGAGGCGTTTCTGGGCAAGTGA